AGAATCATCCATCATAATGAAGTGGTTTGTGAACTGTGTTTTGATCAGATTCATTTTACGCATCATCACCATTCCGAAAGCAATCTTTTACTGGAGAAATGTCGGTTACTTTTTCCTATTGAAAGTGCTTTTGCGCTGATGCAGTTTGAGGAAGAAAGCACAAGTCAGAAAATTATTCATCAGTTAAAATACGGCAGTCGGGAGAAAATCGGAAAAATCATCGCGAACTGGACTTTAGAAAAAGTTGATTTCAATTCTATGAAAATTGATCTTTTGGCAACGGTTCCACTTCATCCGAAAAAAGAGAAAGAACGTGGTTATAATCAATTGCATTTGTTTGCAGATTCACTTTCAAAAGAATTAAAAATTTCGTGCGATCACACTTTAATTAAAAGGAATTTCTACAAAAAAGCACAAGCCAAAAAACGGCGCGAACAAAGAACATTTAATGAAAATCTGTTTTCAATTAACAAGAAAATTTCAAATCAGCATATTTTATTAATCGATGATGTTTTCACGACTGGAAATACGATGAGCGCCGTGGCCTGGCAAATTTTAAAGGAAGGAAATAATAAGGTGAGTGTTTTGGTAATGGCGATGGATTAAAAAATTCCTCCTCGAAATGAGAAGGAATTATGCTTATCTATATTTTAAAATATATTATCTCTGTAATTTTTCACCGTAAGATAAATCTCCTGCGTCACCCAATCCCGGTGTGATATATCCTTTTGAAGTTAGTTTTTCATCAATAACTCCAACCCAAATTTTCGCTTCAGGATAGGCGTTTTGAATGGCATCAACTCCTTGCTGAGATGCGATGGCTGCAACGATATGAAGTTGTGTCGGCTTTCCATGGTTTAATAAATCCTTGATAGCCTCGATTAAACTGGCACCAGTCGCCAACATTGGATCTGCAACGATCAACGGCCTTCCATCAACGCTCGGACAAGTTAAATAATCCTGTTTAATGGAAAAATAATCATTTGCGTCATGTTTTCTGTAAGCGGCAACAAAACCACAATCTGCTTTATCCAGATAATTTAAAATTCCCTGAAATAAAGGAACTCCTGCTCTCAAAATAGTAGTAATCACAGGTTGCACCGCAACTTCTGTCGCTTTAATTTTATCTAAAGGAGTCGTGATTTCGATTTCCTCAGTTTCTAATCCTTTGCTTATTTCAAAGGCGGCAATTTCGCCGATACGCTCCATATTTCTGCGAAATCGTAATCGGTCAGTTTGAACATCTACATTCCGAAGTTCATTAATCCAAGTATTTACTAAAGAGAAATTGTCTGAAAGAATTGTTATCATTGCTATAAGTTAGGCTGCAAAGTTCGTGATAATTTTAAGTATTAAAAAGCCCTTTAGATAAAATCTAAAAGGCTTGGGTTTTTATTTTTGACGGAAATAGACTTCAATAGGAACTCCGGTGAATCCGAACTCTTTTCGAAGTTGGTTTTCCGCAAATCTTTTGTAGGCTTCTTTTACGTATTGAGGTAAGTTGCAGAAAAATACAAACTGCGGACTTGGAGTTGGAAGTTGTACGCAATATTTAATTTTCACGTATTTCCCTTTCAATGCTGGTGGCGGTGTTTTCTCAAAAATAGGAAGCATAATTTCATTCAGTTTCGAAGTTTTAATTTTCTTCGCTCTGTTTTGGTAAACCTCCATCGCAACTTCTACGGTTTTTAGAATTCTCTGTTTCGTTAAAGCAGATACAAACAAAATTGGAATATCCGTAAACTGACCAATTTTTTCTTTAATTCT
This DNA window, taken from Kaistella carnis, encodes the following:
- a CDS encoding ComF family protein, translating into MFLVDLLFPNRCLECNRIIHHNEVVCELCFDQIHFTHHHHSESNLLLEKCRLLFPIESAFALMQFEEESTSQKIIHQLKYGSREKIGKIIANWTLEKVDFNSMKIDLLATVPLHPKKEKERGYNQLHLFADSLSKELKISCDHTLIKRNFYKKAQAKKRREQRTFNENLFSINKKISNQHILLIDDVFTTGNTMSAVAWQILKEGNNKVSVLVMAMD
- the upp gene encoding uracil phosphoribosyltransferase, encoding MITILSDNFSLVNTWINELRNVDVQTDRLRFRRNMERIGEIAAFEISKGLETEEIEITTPLDKIKATEVAVQPVITTILRAGVPLFQGILNYLDKADCGFVAAYRKHDANDYFSIKQDYLTCPSVDGRPLIVADPMLATGASLIEAIKDLLNHGKPTQLHIVAAIASQQGVDAIQNAYPEAKIWVGVIDEKLTSKGYITPGLGDAGDLSYGEKLQR